In a genomic window of Quercus lobata isolate SW786 chromosome 4, ValleyOak3.0 Primary Assembly, whole genome shotgun sequence:
- the LOC115987467 gene encoding F-box/kelch-repeat protein At3g23880-like isoform X2 gives MMDLEYLPYDVLLEILHRLPVKSLIRLRCVSKSWNSLIISPAFINSNLTRTRSHSDSNKLIVRYLDVALRVERYKLIHEDNDNNVSSSEEIQDLKLPLRSSRLSYFQLVGSANGLFCLYEGNRFILWNPCIRKFITLPNPSVTAEFFCYLAFGFDSRTNDYKVVRIAYKSDTRYEGAKPPLVEVYSVNEGSWRVTSGGDSYPPKITMSIRPQQAASLNGAVYFVANDWGNAQSFIVLSFDLGDEVFRLISLPYGKFGSDDRIFTSEFKGLLSLICYESWHYIYSIWVMKEYGIVDSWTKQFTIDLNMQYWKVLRFWKNDHVLVQKMQSGGLMLFSYDPESQQVKNLGFCKSTGCSYADNYVENLVLLDKPNEVVPKEESEQEEEVQITTIRRRIEGCSCVMWQ, from the exons aTGATGGACTTGGAGTATCTGCCATACGATGTGTTGCTGGAGATCCTGCATAGGCTACCCGTGAAATCCCTAATCCGATTGAGGTGCGTTTCAAAATCATGGAACTCTCTAATCATAAGTCCTGCCTTCATCAATTCCAATCTCACTCGAACTCGATCACACTCCGATTCCAACAAATTAATTGTTAGGTATTTGGATGTTGCACTCCGTGTAGAGCGCTACAAATTAATTCACGAAGACAATGACAATAATGTCTCCTCATCTGAAGAAATTCAAGACCTTAAGTTACCACTAAGGAGTAGTCGTCTTAGCTATTTTCAATTAGTCGGTTCCGCGAATGGATTGTTTTGTCTCTATGAAGGAAACCGCTTTATTCTTTGGAATCCTtgtattagaaaatttattacCCTTCCCAACCCTTCTGTTACtgcagaatttttttgttatctagCGTTTGGGTTTGATTCGAGGACCAATGATTATAAGGTGGTGAGAATTGCCTATAAAAGTGATACTAGGTACGAAGGTGCCAAACCACCTCTGGTTGAGGTTTACTCTGTTAACGAGGGATCTTGGAGAGTAACTAGTGGTGGTGACTCATACCCGCCTAAGATTACTATGAGTATTCGGCCCCAGCAAGCAGCTTCTTTAAATGGAGCTGTTTATTTTGTGGCCAATGATTGGGGTAATGCCCAGAGTTTTATAGTTTTGTCATTTGATTTGGGTGATGAGGTTTTCCGCTTGATATCCTTGCCATATGGTAAATTTGGATCAGATGATCGTATTTTTACCTCAGAATTCAAAGGATTGCTTTCTCTAATATGTTATGAGAGTTGGCattatatttattctatttGGGTGATGAAAGAGTACGGCATTGTGGATTCTTGGACTAAACAGTTCACTATTGACCTCAATATGCAATATTGGAAAGTTTTACGTTTCTGGAAGAATGATCATGTATTAGTGCAGAAAATGCAATCAGGTGGTTTGATGCTCTTTTCATATGACCCTGAGAGCCAACAAGTGAAGAATTTGGGGTTTTGTAAAAGCACAGGTTGTTCTTATGCTGATAATTATGTGGAGAACCTTGTCTTACTTGACAAACCAAATGAGGTAGTTCCCAAGGAGGAAAGTGAGCAAGAAGAGGAAGTGCAG ATAACAACAATTCGTAGAAGGATTGAAGGATGCAGTTGTGTAATGTGGcagtag
- the LOC115987467 gene encoding F-box/kelch-repeat protein At3g23880-like isoform X1 — MMDLEYLPYDVLLEILHRLPVKSLIRLRCVSKSWNSLIISPAFINSNLTRTRSHSDSNKLIVRYLDVALRVERYKLIHEDNDNNVSSSEEIQDLKLPLRSSRLSYFQLVGSANGLFCLYEGNRFILWNPCIRKFITLPNPSVTAEFFCYLAFGFDSRTNDYKVVRIAYKSDTRYEGAKPPLVEVYSVNEGSWRVTSGGDSYPPKITMSIRPQQAASLNGAVYFVANDWGNAQSFIVLSFDLGDEVFRLISLPYGKFGSDDRIFTSEFKGLLSLICYESWHYIYSIWVMKEYGIVDSWTKQFTIDLNMQYWKVLRFWKNDHVLVQKMQSGGLMLFSYDPESQQVKNLGFCKSTGCSYADNYVENLVLLDKPNEVVPKEESEQEEEVQSVGCHICHRWCRVIVFSANSALWQKITTIRRRIEGCSCVMWQ, encoded by the exons aTGATGGACTTGGAGTATCTGCCATACGATGTGTTGCTGGAGATCCTGCATAGGCTACCCGTGAAATCCCTAATCCGATTGAGGTGCGTTTCAAAATCATGGAACTCTCTAATCATAAGTCCTGCCTTCATCAATTCCAATCTCACTCGAACTCGATCACACTCCGATTCCAACAAATTAATTGTTAGGTATTTGGATGTTGCACTCCGTGTAGAGCGCTACAAATTAATTCACGAAGACAATGACAATAATGTCTCCTCATCTGAAGAAATTCAAGACCTTAAGTTACCACTAAGGAGTAGTCGTCTTAGCTATTTTCAATTAGTCGGTTCCGCGAATGGATTGTTTTGTCTCTATGAAGGAAACCGCTTTATTCTTTGGAATCCTtgtattagaaaatttattacCCTTCCCAACCCTTCTGTTACtgcagaatttttttgttatctagCGTTTGGGTTTGATTCGAGGACCAATGATTATAAGGTGGTGAGAATTGCCTATAAAAGTGATACTAGGTACGAAGGTGCCAAACCACCTCTGGTTGAGGTTTACTCTGTTAACGAGGGATCTTGGAGAGTAACTAGTGGTGGTGACTCATACCCGCCTAAGATTACTATGAGTATTCGGCCCCAGCAAGCAGCTTCTTTAAATGGAGCTGTTTATTTTGTGGCCAATGATTGGGGTAATGCCCAGAGTTTTATAGTTTTGTCATTTGATTTGGGTGATGAGGTTTTCCGCTTGATATCCTTGCCATATGGTAAATTTGGATCAGATGATCGTATTTTTACCTCAGAATTCAAAGGATTGCTTTCTCTAATATGTTATGAGAGTTGGCattatatttattctatttGGGTGATGAAAGAGTACGGCATTGTGGATTCTTGGACTAAACAGTTCACTATTGACCTCAATATGCAATATTGGAAAGTTTTACGTTTCTGGAAGAATGATCATGTATTAGTGCAGAAAATGCAATCAGGTGGTTTGATGCTCTTTTCATATGACCCTGAGAGCCAACAAGTGAAGAATTTGGGGTTTTGTAAAAGCACAGGTTGTTCTTATGCTGATAATTATGTGGAGAACCTTGTCTTACTTGACAAACCAAATGAGGTAGTTCCCAAGGAGGAAAGTGAGCAAGAAGAGGAAGTGCAG TCAGTTGGATGCCACATCTGCCATCGCTGGTGCCGGGTTATTGTTTTCTCAGCAAACTCAGCTCTTTGGCAAAAG ATAACAACAATTCGTAGAAGGATTGAAGGATGCAGTTGTGTAATGTGGcagtag
- the LOC115987468 gene encoding F-box/kelch-repeat protein At3g23880-like produces MFEYLPFEVLLEILHRLPLKSLIQFRCVSKSCNSLITSPAFINSSLTRSHSNSNKLIVRYLDVKPHVERYKLIHEDNDNNDSLSEQIQDLEFPLRSRCDCFQLVGSVNGLFCLYEENRFILWNPCIRKFIILPKTSVTGLFPCYLALGFDSRDNDYKVVRIAYQLVKIRSEGAKPPLVEVYSVREGSWRITSGGDSYPPKITISNWPHQAASLNGAVYFPANDWGEAQSSVVLSFDLGDEVFRVISLPNGKFKLTAHIVTSVFKGLLSLICYEHQHMGEYYMGSVKCCSVWVMKEYGVVDSWTKQFTIDLDMQYWKVLGFWKNDHILVQKIQLDGSMLISYDPESQQVNNLGFYRSRWHSYSYVDNYVENLVLLDKPNDAVSKRKVSKKRKCR; encoded by the exons atgtTTGAGTATCTGCCATTCGAAGTGTTGCTGGAGATCCTGCATAGACTACCCTTGAAATCCCTAATTCAATTCAGGTGCGTTTCCAAATCATGCAACTCTCTAATTACAAGTCCTGCCTTCATCAATTCCAGTCTCACTCGATCACACTCCAATTCCAACAAATTAATTGTTAGGTATTTGGATGTCAAACCCCATGTAGAGCGCTACAAATTAATACACGAAGACAATGACAATAATGACTCCTTATCTGAACAAATTCAAGATCTTGAGTTCCCACTAAGGAGTAGATGCGATTGTTTTCAATTAGTCGGTTCCGTGAATGGATTGTTTTGCCTTTATGAAGAAAACCGCTTTATTCTTTGGAATCCTtgtattagaaaatttattatCCTTCCCAAGACTTCCGTTACTGGCCTCTTTCCTTGTTACTTAGCGTTGGGGTTTGATTCAAGGGACAATGATTATAAGGTGGTGAGAATTGCATATCAATTAGTAAAAATTAGGTCCGAAGGTGCCAAACCACCTCTGGTTGAGGTTTACTCTGTAAGAGAGGGATCTTGGAGAATAACTAGTGGTGGCGACTCATATCCGCCTAAGATTACTATTAGTAATTGGCCCCATCAAGCAGCTTCTTTAAATGGAGCTGTTTATTTTCCGGCGAATGATTGGGGCGAAGCCCAGAGTTCAGTAGTTTTGTCATTTGATTTAGGTGATGAGGTTTTCCGCGTGATATCCTTGCCaaatggtaaattcaaattgaCTGCTCATATTGTTACCTCAGTATTCAAAGGATTGCTTTCTCTAATATGTTATGAGCATCAGCATATGGGCGAGTATTATATGGGCAGTGTCAAGTGTTGTTCTGTTTGGGTTATGAAAGAGTATGGTGTTGTGGATTCTTGGACTAAACAGTTCACTATTGACCTCGATATGCAATATTGGAAAGTGTTAGGTTTCTGGAAGAATGATCATATATTAGTGCAGAAAATACAACTAGATGGTTCGATGCTCATTTCATATGACCCTGAGAGCCAACAAGTGAACAATTTGGGATTTTATAGAAGCAGATGGCATTCTTATTCTTATGTTGATAATTATGTGGAGAATCTTGTCTTACTTGACAAACCAAATGATGCAGTTTCCAAGAGGAAAGTGAGCAAGAAGAGGAAGTGCAG GTAA